One Dehalococcoidales bacterium genomic window carries:
- a CDS encoding ABC transporter ATP-binding protein yields the protein MLKIEAKKNFSGFNLDVSLTADSGILAILGPSGSGKTMTLQVIAGLMKPDEGFVEVNGKVLFDSENKINMPVQKRKVGFVFQHYALFPHRTVWENIAYGLKDKPKDEIDKKIIQLLKTMNIGGLENRYPRQLSAGQQQRVAIARALAPEPDVLLLDEPFSALDPILRDRLVLELMDLQKVFDGSILFVTHDLVEGYRLGSKVAVYHSGTIVQHDTKENVFSYPASRNVAKMIGMSNLIEGVITAVNADNLTVYVDSWGVALEAANRKGDNFYLNQNVILGIRPEYITVSEGREVNTLPSKIIHKMEGIASNNYRFHVNSDASEKRYIEAVIPKNSVSLLSVNNDCNLYLNPDLLVVMPE from the coding sequence ATGTTAAAAATAGAAGCTAAGAAAAATTTTTCGGGATTTAACTTGGATGTTAGCCTCACCGCCGATAGCGGGATATTGGCGATATTAGGGCCATCGGGGTCAGGGAAAACGATGACCTTACAGGTTATTGCCGGGCTGATGAAACCGGATGAGGGCTTTGTTGAGGTTAACGGTAAGGTCTTATTTGATTCCGAAAATAAAATTAATATGCCGGTACAAAAACGCAAAGTCGGGTTTGTTTTTCAGCATTATGCATTATTTCCGCACCGTACCGTTTGGGAAAATATTGCCTACGGGTTAAAAGATAAACCGAAAGACGAAATCGATAAAAAGATAATCCAGTTATTAAAAACAATGAATATCGGCGGCTTGGAAAACCGTTATCCGCGTCAGCTTTCAGCCGGTCAGCAGCAAAGGGTTGCCATTGCCCGCGCGCTGGCGCCGGAACCGGATGTGCTCCTGCTTGATGAACCTTTTTCGGCACTTGATCCCATCCTTAGAGACCGCTTGGTATTGGAACTTATGGATTTGCAGAAGGTATTTGACGGCAGTATTTTATTTGTGACCCACGATCTTGTAGAGGGATACAGGTTAGGTTCAAAGGTAGCTGTTTACCACTCCGGAACTATTGTTCAGCACGATACCAAAGAAAATGTCTTTTCTTATCCGGCCAGCCGTAATGTTGCCAAAATGATTGGTATGTCAAACCTGATTGAAGGGGTTATCACCGCTGTAAACGCCGATAATCTCACCGTTTACGTCGATTCATGGGGTGTTGCCCTGGAAGCGGCAAACCGAAAAGGCGATAACTTTTATTTAAATCAAAACGTAATTTTGGGAATACGTCCGGAATATATTACCGTTAGCGAGGGGCGTGAGGTAAATACTCTTCCCTCTAAAATCATTCATAAAATGGAAGGGATTGCCAGTAATAATTACCGCTTTCATGTAAACTCCGATGCTTCGGAAAAAAGATATATCGAAGCCGTTATCCCCAAAAATTCCGTCAGCCTGCTAAGCGTAAACAACGATTGCAACCTTTACTTAAACCCCGACTTATTGGTTGTTATGCCGGAATAG
- a CDS encoding cation:proton antiporter translates to MFSESILLSPDFQMPLLLFVALAGYLIAYRINQSAVVGIILAGILVGPSFLGLVTYTDFVSSLAHLGAVVLLFTIGLEFNIKEIAKVRYLVIGLCGVIIPAIGGFFTAELFGFDFKAAVFIGTALTATSIAITANVLREMGKLQTEAAKAIIAIAVVDDVLALLFLSMAEGVVSGNISVGTLLLTSFVAVAFIAIGIIVGKFVFARLAVTLSNTALGNKYPESIFIFTIMTAFLYALTAELVGLSAIVGSFLAGATFSGIKFKNSVKLKDGAEHLHIIFSSIFFVSLGVIMDTHYITLDIIWFILVLTVVAMITKFIGCGIPAKLYGMNWKDSLVVGVGMAPRGEVGMIIGLIGLNQGLIDMGVYSAIILVCLLTTIISPLIMRNGIYKH, encoded by the coding sequence TTGTTTAGCGAATCAATTCTCTTAAGCCCCGATTTTCAAATGCCGTTATTGCTTTTTGTAGCTTTAGCGGGTTATTTAATTGCCTATAGGATTAACCAATCCGCCGTTGTCGGAATTATTTTGGCCGGTATTTTGGTCGGCCCCAGTTTTTTGGGGCTTGTGACGTATACCGATTTTGTTTCGTCACTGGCGCATCTGGGGGCGGTGGTTTTACTTTTTACCATCGGCCTTGAGTTTAACATAAAAGAAATTGCCAAGGTGCGCTATCTGGTGATTGGTCTGTGCGGTGTGATTATCCCCGCAATCGGCGGGTTTTTTACCGCCGAACTTTTCGGATTTGATTTTAAAGCGGCGGTGTTTATCGGTACCGCGCTTACCGCTACCAGTATCGCTATTACGGCAAATGTCCTGCGCGAAATGGGTAAACTGCAAACCGAGGCCGCCAAGGCGATTATTGCCATTGCCGTTGTTGATGACGTTTTGGCGCTCTTGTTTCTTTCGATGGCCGAAGGCGTTGTTTCGGGCAATATTTCGGTGGGGACGCTCTTGCTTACCTCCTTTGTTGCCGTTGCATTTATCGCTATTGGAATTATAGTCGGTAAATTTGTTTTTGCCAGGCTGGCAGTGACGCTCAGTAATACGGCACTGGGGAATAAATACCCCGAATCCATTTTTATATTTACGATTATGACCGCATTTTTATATGCCTTAACAGCCGAATTGGTCGGGCTGTCTGCAATTGTGGGGTCATTTTTAGCGGGGGCGACTTTCTCGGGGATCAAGTTTAAAAACAGTGTAAAATTAAAAGACGGCGCGGAGCATTTGCATATTATATTTTCATCGATTTTCTTTGTTTCGCTGGGCGTCATAATGGATACGCACTACATCACCCTGGATATTATTTGGTTTATTTTGGTACTCACGGTTGTTGCCATGATTACCAAATTTATCGGCTGCGGGATACCGGCCAAACTGTACGGAATGAATTGGAAGGATTCCTTGGTCGTAGGGGTCGGGATGGCGCCCCGCGGCGAAGTCGGTATGATTATCGGTTTAATCGGTTTAAATCAAGGCTTGATTGATATGGGCGTTTATTCGGCGATAATCTTGGTCTGTTTGCTAACAACAATAATATCACCTTTGATAATGAGAAACGGAATCTATAAACATTAA
- a CDS encoding CBS domain-containing protein, whose translation MSIKIHYTWGAFGVLFATIVALQYAEDYSFFSRILFGVVVALIFFAIIFLRELLLAKVIFRRELQLKKITLFFFGGVYKESADKYYSIHPPLLYLSKFLFNFLLAALFYGLYATFVDIDLLVLARASQAFTYMFFLFFIAHFIPIYPLDGGEIVRLLLWKKTRNYYRATRIVSVIGWAFGLILIFAGVMLLIITGQWAIDLLIVLFGFTVYIAAGFTRKQMRIHDVLKPIEAEDVMTREFAIIPAQYTIRRLIREVVLIKSLHYVLIVENDRLQGILTLKQIKKALRKGKADALVIDFMTPYSQMRTAFRQQAANELYDDMYQQNIEYVPIVEGEKVVGVVKMRALMNAYKIRSGFGL comes from the coding sequence TTGAGTATAAAGATTCATTATACATGGGGCGCTTTTGGGGTGCTTTTTGCAACGATTGTAGCTTTGCAATACGCCGAGGACTATTCGTTCTTTTCCAGAATACTTTTTGGGGTAGTGGTCGCACTAATCTTTTTTGCAATAATCTTTTTGCGGGAACTCTTGTTGGCGAAGGTTATCTTCCGCAGGGAACTGCAATTAAAAAAAATAACCCTTTTCTTTTTTGGCGGGGTTTATAAAGAAAGCGCCGATAAATATTACTCGATTCACCCGCCGCTTCTTTATCTTTCAAAATTTCTGTTTAACTTCTTGCTGGCGGCGTTATTTTACGGGCTTTACGCGACCTTTGTCGATATAGACCTTTTGGTTTTGGCAAGGGCTTCTCAGGCATTTACTTATATGTTCTTCTTATTTTTTATAGCTCATTTTATTCCGATTTACCCCCTTGACGGCGGGGAAATCGTGCGCTTGTTATTATGGAAAAAGACCCGTAATTATTACCGGGCAACGCGTATTGTCAGCGTGATAGGGTGGGCTTTCGGTTTAATTTTAATTTTTGCCGGGGTAATGCTTCTGATTATAACCGGACAGTGGGCGATTGACCTACTAATAGTCCTGTTTGGTTTTACCGTTTATATCGCCGCGGGATTTACGCGTAAACAAATGCGGATTCATGATGTTTTAAAGCCGATTGAGGCTGAAGATGTCATGACAAGGGAATTTGCGATTATACCTGCGCAATATACGATTCGGCGCTTAATTCGAGAGGTTGTGCTTATTAAAAGCTTGCATTATGTTCTTATTGTTGAAAATGACAGATTGCAAGGGATTTTAACCCTAAAACAGATTAAAAAGGCTCTGCGCAAAGGAAAAGCGGATGCTTTGGTAATCGATTTTATGACTCCTTACTCCCAAATGCGGACTGCCTTCAGACAGCAAGCGGCAAACGAGTTATATGACGATATGTATCAACAAAACATTGAGTACGTGCCGATTGTAGAGGGTGAAAAAGTAGTTGGGGTTGTCAAAATGCGCGCCTTAATGAATGCTTACAAAATTCGCTCCGGATTCGGGCTGTAA
- a CDS encoding alpha/beta hydrolase, with product MKQLITALIVSIVSVAMLSGVSAPITVQAAEDYDIKEINFVFLHGFNSNAGMPQPLEDMVWDKLPEYIARYERENPNIKISADTLNRSYANKVDIETWATNVAKDINKRFSGKSNLVLIGHSMGGKAALYAVAHNIENIAEKVAMVVTVNSPIKSLTDYYFIGGDTNLGYEGVQLLIPDQGVLNSLAHYDSSADGLWVAQNKRWLALVSAESYPLSPQFDSGGVDLLPRDMDDKIVPISCQYADGADVIYYGEYGHNDFNTETELAANLADQILKYVFGGVMDFSVLGRAGSFEHKSALLPGTDYWDDVVGGIPVASGTISHFNESYFKWQSWEDIVGENEIEGIRDIFQTSQKVSFPLFSGVTEVGWVNLQNLEDGRIRIKTRAAPRSTVQVFWNVYRQGLLPSGIERNHYEVEIETGTQSTGIRGVFWETGNPNDIRLHIRSQAQRPFHWFKVQWRVYYTESREVKLIDTLPLKELTE from the coding sequence ATGAAACAACTGATAACGGCACTGATAGTAAGTATAGTCTCGGTTGCAATGTTATCCGGGGTCTCTGCACCGATAACCGTGCAGGCAGCGGAAGATTACGATATTAAAGAGATTAACTTTGTTTTTCTGCACGGCTTTAACAGTAATGCCGGAATGCCTCAACCGCTTGAGGATATGGTCTGGGATAAACTTCCCGAGTATATCGCACGCTACGAGCGCGAAAACCCCAATATTAAAATCAGCGCCGATACATTAAACAGATCTTATGCCAATAAAGTAGATATCGAAACTTGGGCAACCAATGTCGCCAAGGATATAAACAAGCGTTTTTCCGGTAAAAGCAATTTGGTTCTGATTGGGCACAGCATGGGAGGCAAAGCCGCCCTTTATGCCGTAGCCCATAATATCGAAAACATTGCCGAAAAGGTAGCAATGGTTGTAACGGTTAACAGCCCGATTAAAAGCCTCACCGATTATTATTTTATCGGCGGAGATACTAATTTGGGATACGAAGGGGTCCAGCTTTTAATCCCCGATCAAGGAGTGCTTAATTCGTTAGCCCACTACGACAGTTCCGCCGACGGGTTATGGGTCGCCCAAAACAAGCGTTGGCTGGCTTTGGTTTCAGCCGAATCGTATCCGTTAAGCCCTCAGTTTGATTCCGGCGGGGTTGACCTCTTACCCAGGGATATGGACGATAAAATAGTGCCTATTTCATGCCAGTACGCCGACGGTGCGGATGTGATTTATTACGGCGAATACGGCCACAACGACTTTAACACGGAAACGGAATTAGCCGCTAACTTGGCAGACCAAATATTAAAATATGTTTTCGGCGGCGTTATGGATTTTTCGGTTCTCGGCCGAGCCGGTTCTTTTGAGCACAAATCCGCCCTCCTGCCGGGAACGGATTATTGGGATGATGTGGTGGGGGGAATACCGGTTGCCAGCGGCACAATAAGCCACTTTAACGAATCCTACTTCAAATGGCAAAGCTGGGAGGATATTGTCGGAGAAAATGAAATTGAGGGCATTCGGGATATCTTCCAAACAAGCCAAAAGGTTTCTTTTCCGCTCTTTAGCGGTGTTACGGAGGTCGGTTGGGTTAATCTTCAAAACCTTGAAGACGGACGCATACGTATTAAAACCAGAGCCGCTCCCAGAAGCACGGTGCAAGTTTTTTGGAACGTTTACCGACAAGGGTTACTGCCAAGCGGAATTGAACGCAACCATTATGAGGTCGAGATTGAAACGGGAACTCAATCGACAGGCATCAGAGGCGTGTTTTGGGAAACCGGTAACCCCAATGATATTAGGCTGCATATCAGATCACAAGCGCAAAGACCCTTCCATTGGTTTAAAGTGCAGTGGCGAGTTTACTACACCGAAAGCCGTGAAGTTAAACTGATTGACACGCTGCCGCTAAAAGAATTAACAGAATAA
- a CDS encoding IPT/TIG domain-containing protein — protein sequence MHYDGANWSSEASGVSSDLYGIWGSSANNIYAVGKSGVITHYNGTSWSLETNGISADLHGIWGSDANNIYAVGNSGIITHYDGTGWSAVTSGVNADLYGIWGSGADNIYAIGKSGIITHYNGTSWSLETSGVSTDLYGIWGSGADNIYAVGKSGTVLRYNGTAWSGVASGTAVTLNGIWGIDSSHIFVVGQSGVILSYDGAVFVPMDRNIITELRSLWGSSYYNLVAVGDSGTILKYAPPVISSVTPNEVLQGKTLNVTITGDNFGGTTAITFGAGISVNSFTLIGKTIINVNLTVTSGAVLGSRNITVTTPNGSYTLEAGFKVKQALPSLTSVEPGQGKQGETLNVTVTGNNLTGVTKLDFGSGVTVNNFTELSPNQLIVNISVARDAAGGFRNVAVTTSGGNYTLINGFTVMQAPPVIDSTDPNNARQGETLDVLLSGSDFSNATAFSFGAGISINDFTVNDNNSVNVNITVSPNTDIGVRDVTITTPGGSYTLSNGFTVKQALPEILTVEPNLGRQGETLNLTITGDNFIGANMLYFGIGISVNGFNVLSSHQIAANITVSADAAVGLRDVAVGTSGGTFILADCFTVKQASPLIKSVSPANGNRGSTVSVILNGNNLDGALSVVFGEGITVSEFITISPSQLQVNIVIVPDAETGPRDVSVITAGGSFTLSGGFTVKQELPLITGLSIGSANQGATLNVTITGANFNGTSKVQFGSGIAVNSFNAVTPEQIVVGITVETGAAAGKRDVTITTPGGSSVFAEGFTIKQALPVITSINPDRGEPSTSMTIIVNGSNLAGATSVSFGDRVEIIDFANISPTQLRVNVNIKADALLGPRDIIVTTPGGSTIFGQGFNIELKTRSTAALITIWSAIAVIAVILTIILNVIRRKRASKL from the coding sequence TTGCATTATGACGGCGCAAATTGGTCTTCGGAGGCAAGCGGTGTCAGCTCCGATTTATACGGGATATGGGGCAGCAGTGCAAATAATATTTATGCTGTCGGTAAATCAGGAGTTATTACACACTACAACGGCACAAGTTGGTCTTTAGAAACAAACGGAATTAGCGCCGATTTGCACGGGATATGGGGCAGCGATGCAAATAACATCTATGCCGTCGGCAATTCAGGCATTATTACACATTACGACGGCACCGGTTGGTCCGCCGTAACAAGCGGAGTTAATGCCGATTTATACGGGATATGGGGCAGTGGTGCAGATAACATTTATGCCATCGGTAAATCGGGCATTATCACACACTATAACGGCACAAGTTGGTCTTTGGAAACAAGCGGGGTCAGCACCGATTTGTACGGGATATGGGGCAGCGGTGCGGATAACATCTATGCCGTAGGCAAATCAGGTACTGTTTTACGCTACAACGGTACCGCCTGGTCCGGCGTAGCAAGCGGTACCGCGGTAACCCTTAACGGAATTTGGGGGATCGATAGTTCACACATTTTTGTTGTCGGGCAATCGGGTGTTATTTTAAGCTACGACGGGGCAGTGTTTGTCCCGATGGATAGAAATATTATCACCGAACTCCGCTCGCTGTGGGGATCCTCTTATTATAATCTGGTTGCGGTCGGGGATTCGGGGACAATCTTAAAATATGCTCCACCCGTAATTTCATCCGTTACCCCCAACGAGGTTTTGCAAGGAAAAACATTAAACGTAACCATCACGGGGGATAACTTCGGCGGGACAACTGCAATCACTTTCGGTGCCGGTATATCGGTTAACAGTTTTACCTTAATCGGTAAAACTATAATCAACGTTAATCTAACCGTTACCTCGGGGGCTGTATTAGGCTCCAGAAATATAACCGTTACGACACCGAACGGCAGCTATACGTTAGAGGCCGGTTTTAAAGTAAAACAGGCCCTTCCGTCTCTTACTTCGGTTGAGCCCGGACAAGGCAAGCAAGGCGAAACGTTAAATGTTACCGTTACGGGCAACAACTTAACGGGCGTTACCAAACTGGACTTCGGCAGCGGCGTTACGGTTAATAATTTTACCGAGCTTAGCCCGAATCAATTAATTGTAAATATATCCGTGGCTCGGGATGCTGCCGGCGGTTTCAGAAATGTAGCTGTTACCACTTCGGGCGGTAACTACACGTTAATAAACGGGTTTACGGTGATGCAGGCCCCGCCCGTAATTGATTCCACTGATCCAAACAATGCCCGCCAAGGGGAAACATTGGATGTTTTGCTTAGCGGTTCCGATTTTAGTAACGCAACCGCATTCTCGTTCGGTGCCGGTATTTCGATAAATGATTTTACGGTAAACGACAACAATTCCGTTAATGTTAATATTACTGTTTCACCCAATACCGATATCGGGGTCAGGGATGTAACAATTACCACCCCCGGCGGCAGTTATACGCTGTCAAACGGGTTTACCGTTAAACAGGCACTGCCGGAAATTTTAACGGTTGAACCAAATTTGGGGCGCCAGGGGGAAACTTTAAACCTGACAATTACCGGTGATAACTTTATCGGTGCGAATATGCTCTATTTCGGTATCGGCATTTCAGTTAACGGTTTTAATGTTCTCAGTTCTCATCAAATAGCGGCAAATATCACCGTTTCCGCCGATGCCGCCGTCGGGCTCAGAGATGTTGCGGTGGGGACCTCCGGCGGCACTTTTATCCTTGCGGATTGCTTTACGGTCAAACAGGCTTCGCCGCTTATTAAATCGGTTAGCCCTGCAAACGGTAACCGCGGTTCGACTGTTTCCGTAATTTTAAACGGCAATAACTTGGACGGGGCATTATCGGTTGTTTTTGGTGAAGGTATTACGGTAAGTGAATTTATTACCATAAGCCCCTCACAGTTACAGGTAAATATTGTCATCGTCCCCGATGCCGAAACGGGGCCGAGAGATGTTTCCGTTATTACCGCGGGAGGCAGTTTTACCCTTTCCGGCGGCTTTACGGTAAAACAAGAACTGCCTCTGATTACGGGTTTGAGTATCGGCAGCGCAAATCAGGGGGCAACATTAAATGTAACAATAACCGGCGCCAATTTTAACGGAACAAGTAAGGTCCAATTCGGTTCCGGAATCGCCGTTAATTCCTTTAATGCCGTTACCCCCGAGCAGATAGTTGTCGGCATTACCGTTGAAACCGGTGCCGCTGCCGGTAAACGCGATGTAACAATTACCACTCCCGGCGGCAGTTCGGTATTTGCGGAAGGGTTTACGATCAAACAAGCCTTGCCTGTAATTACATCAATCAACCCGGATAGAGGAGAACCGAGCACTTCAATGACAATTATTGTAAACGGCAGCAACTTGGCCGGTGCAACCTCGGTCAGTTTCGGAGATAGGGTTGAAATTATCGATTTTGCCAATATCAGCCCCACCCAGTTACGCGTAAACGTCAATATCAAGGCGGATGCATTATTGGGTCCGAGGGATATTATCGTTACAACCCCCGGCGGAAGCACAATATTTGGGCAGGGGTTTAATATCGAGCTAAAAACACGGAGTACGGCGGCTCTGATAACTATTTGGTCCGCTATTGCCGTAATAGCTGTGATTTTAACAATAATCCTTAATGTTATCAGACGCAAAAGGGCATCCAAGTTATAA
- the rpsF gene encoding 30S ribosomal protein S6 — protein MARVVTSKRKKKEIISVAGDAEQKRNYELVVIFDSGSAEEKIETKVDALKQSIADFGGEISSVEEWGRRKLAYPIKNATEGYYILTHCVMKPSQVADLEGRLRITEHVLRHMVIKSED, from the coding sequence GTGGCCAGAGTAGTGACATCAAAAAGAAAAAAGAAAGAAATAATTAGCGTTGCCGGAGATGCGGAACAAAAAAGAAATTACGAATTGGTTGTAATTTTTGATTCCGGTTCTGCGGAAGAAAAGATAGAAACTAAAGTCGATGCTTTAAAACAAAGCATAGCCGATTTCGGCGGAGAGATATCCAGCGTGGAAGAATGGGGCAGGAGAAAATTGGCGTATCCGATTAAGAATGCCACAGAAGGTTATTACATTCTGACTCACTGCGTTATGAAACCTTCTCAGGTCGCCGATTTAGAGGGTAGGCTTCGTATAACCGAGCATGTTTTACGTCATATGGTGATAAAGTCCGAAGATTAA
- the ssb gene encoding single-stranded DNA-binding protein, with amino-acid sequence MANLNKVMIIGNVGGDPEMRYTPSGNPVTSFRIATNRIYTTPEGERKQETDWFTVVTWNKLAEQCNQFLAKGRLVYVEGRLHNRSWEGQDGQKRFRTEVIANRVTFLDKQSSSMGEERDDEPETVEIEPDDIPF; translated from the coding sequence ATGGCGAATTTAAACAAAGTTATGATTATAGGGAATGTGGGTGGTGATCCGGAGATGCGTTATACTCCCAGCGGGAATCCGGTGACGTCCTTTCGCATTGCTACAAATCGAATCTATACCACACCCGAAGGGGAACGCAAACAAGAGACCGATTGGTTTACCGTAGTTACTTGGAACAAACTGGCCGAACAGTGCAATCAGTTCCTTGCCAAGGGCAGGCTTGTCTATGTCGAGGGAAGGTTACATAACCGCAGCTGGGAAGGTCAGGACGGGCAAAAACGCTTCAGAACCGAAGTGATTGCCAACAGGGTAACATTTTTAGATAAACAATCTTCATCTATGGGTGAAGAAAGGGACGACGAGCCGGAGACGGTTGAGATTGAACCTGATGATATACCGTTTTAA